Proteins encoded within one genomic window of Vulgatibacter sp.:
- a CDS encoding RNA methyltransferase, whose protein sequence is MAGDVGIVLYKPRIADNVGGVARAMVNFGFDRMVIADPATYHFDTRTAVKSERVVENAYIARTFEEAVAPFTWVCGTTSRVIRRRAALSPRQMAEEAFRRVQAGGTVCVVLGSENHGLTDADVDRCDAICRIDTDEEQPSINLAQAAAILCYELHVAQRQERLPRQQATMASRESVDRLVDFARTMLLDAGFLNPQQPHLILAELRRLLVRGEPTKREVELLTAAVKQVQRSLVPVPQRKGP, encoded by the coding sequence ATGGCTGGCGATGTCGGAATCGTGCTCTACAAGCCGCGGATCGCGGACAACGTCGGCGGCGTGGCCCGTGCCATGGTCAACTTCGGCTTCGACCGGATGGTGATCGCCGACCCCGCCACCTACCACTTCGACACCCGCACCGCGGTGAAGTCGGAGCGCGTGGTCGAAAACGCCTACATCGCGCGGACCTTCGAGGAGGCGGTGGCGCCCTTCACCTGGGTCTGCGGCACCACCTCCCGCGTGATCCGCCGCCGCGCTGCGCTCTCACCCAGGCAGATGGCGGAGGAGGCCTTCCGCCGGGTCCAGGCAGGCGGCACGGTCTGCGTGGTCCTCGGCAGCGAGAACCACGGCCTCACCGACGCCGACGTCGATCGATGTGACGCGATCTGCCGGATCGACACCGACGAGGAGCAGCCCTCGATCAACCTGGCGCAGGCGGCGGCGATCCTCTGCTACGAGCTCCACGTGGCGCAGCGGCAGGAGCGGCTGCCGCGCCAGCAGGCGACGATGGCGAGCAGGGAATCGGTCGATCGGCTGGTGGACTTCGCCCGGACCATGCTGCTCGACGCGGGCTTCCTCAACCCGCAGCAACCCCACCTCATCCTCGCCGAGCTCCGCCGCCTCCTCGTCCGCGGGGAGCCCACCAAACGCGAGGTGGAGCTCCTCACCGCAGCGGTGAAGCAGGTGCAGCGGAGCCTCGTCCCGGTGCCCCAGCGCAAGGGGCCTTGA
- a CDS encoding endonuclease/exonuclease/phosphatase family protein: MRVATYNIKHGGLKGPEAIAGVLSAIDADLVGLQEVDVGVRRSGGIDEAELLARLAGREVAFGAAFPYEGGHYGVALLSRWPIRSVETLQLPSLAEQRALLVAEVAHPDGLVTAAVTHFGLDPVERLRQARTVAERLRGLPRVVLFGDFNASYSEPSLAILAAELRDSATSAGLSPLRSYPADAPTIGIDHILVGGGLGQPLRVEAVGGDASDHLPVVVDLG; encoded by the coding sequence ATGCGCGTCGCGACCTACAACATCAAGCATGGCGGCCTCAAGGGGCCCGAGGCGATTGCCGGGGTGCTTTCTGCGATCGACGCCGATCTCGTCGGCCTGCAGGAGGTCGACGTCGGGGTGCGCCGCTCCGGCGGCATCGACGAGGCCGAGCTGCTCGCACGGCTCGCCGGCCGGGAGGTCGCCTTCGGCGCCGCCTTCCCCTACGAGGGCGGCCACTACGGCGTGGCCCTCCTCTCCCGCTGGCCGATCCGCTCCGTGGAGACGCTGCAGCTGCCCTCCCTCGCCGAGCAGCGGGCGCTGCTGGTGGCGGAGGTGGCGCATCCGGACGGCCTCGTCACCGCGGCGGTGACCCACTTCGGCCTCGATCCGGTGGAGCGGCTCCGGCAGGCCCGCACGGTGGCGGAGCGCCTGCGCGGCCTGCCCCGCGTGGTGCTCTTCGGCGATTTCAACGCCAGCTACAGCGAGCCCTCCCTCGCGATCCTCGCGGCGGAGCTGCGCGACAGCGCCACCAGCGCGGGCCTTTCGCCGCTGCGGAGCTATCCTGCAGACGCGCCCACCATCGGCATCGACCACATCCTCGTCGGCGGCGGCCTCGGCCAGCCGCTGCGGGTCGAGGCGGTCGGGGGCGATGCATCGGATCACCTTCCGGTCGTGGTCGATCTCGGGTAG
- a CDS encoding phosphoribosylaminoimidazolesuccinocarboxamide synthase: MVADDVLHQQLPQTLRETNLPLPGKRQGKVRDTYDLGDEMLLVATDRLSAFDVVLTTVPFKGQILNQLAAWWFEQTKEVAPNHVISQPDPNALLARKCEPLLVEVVVRGYITGSLWRDYTAGKAGVYGIDFPKDLKKDQPFAEPIITPSTKETDPGKHDEPISSAEVVSRGLCPAGLWEEVQKRAIALFKRGQELALQQGLILVDTKYEFGLYKGELLVIDEIHTPDSSRYWEASEYQQRFEAGEEQRMLDKENIRQWLIKERGFQGHGTPPEIPGDVRVDLAQKYVMNYERLTGEGFQPAAGDPTSRLEANLRKAGILK; encoded by the coding sequence ATGGTCGCCGACGACGTTCTCCACCAGCAGCTGCCCCAGACCCTTCGCGAAACGAACCTCCCCCTGCCCGGCAAGCGCCAGGGCAAGGTCCGTGACACCTACGACCTGGGTGACGAGATGCTCCTCGTCGCCACCGATCGCCTCTCGGCCTTCGACGTGGTGCTCACCACCGTGCCCTTCAAGGGCCAGATCCTGAACCAACTCGCCGCGTGGTGGTTCGAGCAGACGAAGGAAGTGGCCCCGAACCACGTGATCAGCCAGCCCGATCCCAACGCGCTCCTCGCCCGCAAATGCGAGCCGCTCCTGGTCGAGGTGGTGGTCCGCGGCTACATCACCGGCTCGCTCTGGCGCGATTACACCGCGGGCAAGGCCGGGGTCTACGGCATCGACTTCCCGAAGGATCTGAAGAAGGACCAGCCCTTCGCCGAGCCGATCATCACCCCCTCCACCAAGGAGACGGATCCCGGCAAGCACGACGAGCCGATCTCCTCCGCCGAGGTGGTGAGCCGCGGCCTCTGCCCCGCCGGCCTCTGGGAGGAGGTGCAGAAGCGCGCCATCGCCCTCTTCAAGCGCGGCCAGGAGCTCGCCCTGCAGCAGGGGCTGATCCTCGTCGACACGAAGTACGAGTTCGGCCTCTACAAGGGCGAGCTCCTCGTCATCGACGAGATCCACACGCCGGACTCCTCGCGGTATTGGGAGGCTTCCGAGTACCAGCAGCGCTTCGAGGCTGGCGAGGAGCAGCGGATGCTCGACAAGGAGAACATCCGCCAGTGGCTGATCAAGGAGCGCGGCTTCCAGGGCCACGGCACGCCGCCGGAGATCCCGGGCGACGTGCGCGTCGATCTCGCCCAGAAGTACGTGATGAACTACGAGCGGCTCACCGGCGAGGGCTTCCAGCCTGCGGCGGGTGATCCGACTTCGCGCCTCGAGGCGAACCTGCGCAAGGCGGGGATCCTGAAGTAG